From the Deltaproteobacteria bacterium genome, one window contains:
- a CDS encoding amidohydrolase, whose amino-acid sequence MRTAAVNPFVGETPMIKIDADAHVLETEKTWEYMDGAERKFRPQVVGPNDGSSNDEYWLVDGTLRLKSRNVGKNTPMASRELRDVNARLKHMDELGVDIQVISPTVFIIPLTQRPEIELALARSYNRWMADIWKQAKERLRWVAVLPLFSMDKVYEEAKFAKENGAVGIFSRGSECEKLLSDSYFFPLYDASSRLDLPICIHSATGSTALFDYYKYETIGFAKFKLVIVGAFHNLIMDKIPERFPKLKIAFLEVSAQWLPYVMTDLDKRYKLQGRTLDTKNLLRDSRFYVGVETSDDLPYIIQAAGDDNLVVGTDYGHADSATELGALNGVCSDARLTPAVAAKIVSDNPRALYSL is encoded by the coding sequence ATGAGAACCGCAGCAGTCAACCCTTTTGTCGGAGAAACTCCTATGATCAAAATCGACGCCGATGCGCACGTGCTGGAGACCGAGAAAACCTGGGAATACATGGACGGTGCGGAACGCAAGTTTCGCCCGCAAGTGGTGGGCCCCAACGACGGCTCGTCTAATGACGAGTACTGGTTGGTCGACGGCACGCTGCGCTTGAAATCGCGCAACGTCGGCAAGAACACGCCGATGGCGTCGCGCGAGCTGCGCGACGTTAACGCGCGGCTCAAACACATGGACGAGCTGGGCGTCGACATTCAAGTGATTTCCCCAACGGTCTTCATCATTCCGCTGACGCAGCGTCCAGAAATCGAGCTCGCCCTCGCCCGCAGTTACAACCGCTGGATGGCCGACATCTGGAAGCAAGCCAAAGAACGGCTGCGCTGGGTCGCCGTACTGCCACTGTTCAGCATGGACAAGGTCTACGAAGAGGCCAAGTTCGCCAAAGAAAACGGCGCGGTGGGCATCTTTTCCCGCGGTTCGGAATGCGAAAAACTGTTGAGCGACAGCTATTTCTTTCCGCTCTATGACGCGTCGAGCCGCTTGGACTTGCCGATCTGCATCCATTCCGCCACCGGCAGCACGGCACTCTTCGATTATTACAAGTATGAGACCATCGGCTTTGCCAAATTTAAATTGGTCATCGTCGGGGCGTTTCACAATCTCATCATGGACAAGATTCCCGAACGCTTTCCCAAGCTGAAAATCGCTTTTCTCGAAGTCAGCGCCCAGTGGCTGCCCTATGTGATGACCGACCTCGACAAGCGCTACAAACTGCAAGGCCGCACGCTAGACACGAAGAACCTGCTGCGCGACAGCCGCTTCTACGTCGGCGTCGAAACCAGCGACGATCTGCCCTACATCATTCAAGCCGCGGGCGACGATAACCTCGTCGTCGGCACCGACTACGGCCATGCCGATAGCGCGACGGAGCTGGGCGCGTTGAACGGTGTCTGCAGCGACGCACGGTTGACCCCAGCCGTTGCGGCGAAGATTGTCAGCGACAATCCGCGCGCTCTCTACAGCCTGTAG
- a CDS encoding NAD(P)-dependent oxidoreductase — MKILVTGGQGKIGRYLVQELVSASHQVTVLDQIPGPERGAVKYLIGDIQDLGQVMEAMHGADAVIHLAAIHNPNIATTRLVYETNVIGTFNVHHAAFRLGVKRVVSASSNAIVGWSYSEDFMPDYLPIDENHPLRPVDVYGLSKEIGETIARSYALKGLVTVSLRPSGVVTPDELEEMSKSGGRKPSGFQAYSYVDARDLAVAFGLAVKRPLRGGTIMFAVADDSTIAEPLCDFYPRVKPAIGDKARALTGSAGVYSNTRAKELLGWQPVHSWRK; from the coding sequence ATGAAGATTCTCGTCACCGGTGGACAAGGCAAAATTGGCCGCTATCTCGTTCAGGAGTTGGTCAGTGCTTCGCATCAAGTTACGGTGCTCGACCAAATCCCTGGGCCCGAGCGCGGCGCGGTGAAATATCTCATCGGCGATATTCAGGACCTTGGCCAAGTGATGGAAGCGATGCACGGCGCCGATGCGGTGATTCATCTTGCTGCGATTCACAATCCCAACATCGCGACGACCCGCTTGGTTTATGAGACCAACGTGATCGGCACGTTCAATGTCCATCACGCCGCCTTTCGCCTCGGTGTGAAACGGGTCGTTTCCGCGAGTAGCAATGCGATAGTGGGCTGGAGCTACAGCGAAGACTTCATGCCCGACTATTTGCCGATTGATGAAAACCATCCGCTCCGCCCGGTGGATGTGTACGGCTTGTCGAAAGAGATCGGCGAGACGATCGCGCGCTCCTACGCGCTGAAGGGATTGGTGACTGTCAGCCTTAGGCCGAGCGGCGTGGTGACACCCGATGAGCTCGAAGAGATGAGCAAATCCGGCGGCCGCAAGCCGTCCGGGTTTCAGGCTTACAGCTACGTCGACGCGCGCGATTTGGCAGTGGCGTTTGGTTTAGCCGTCAAACGGCCGCTGCGCGGCGGCACGATCATGTTCGCCGTTGCCGACGACAGCACCATCGCCGAGCCGCTGTGCGATTTCTATCCGCGTGTCAAACCGGCGATAGGCGACAAAGCGCGCGCGCTGACCGGCAGCGCAGGCGTCTATTCGAACACGCGCGCCAAGGAGTTGCTGGGTTGGCAGCCAGTGCACAGCTGGCGAAAGTAG
- a CDS encoding zinc ribbon domain-containing protein, which yields MPIYEYLCLDCKKPFSCLVGVVADSNEPECTRCGGKKLRKLISRPARARSKRSIEDIADLSQLGDMDDPKAMARWAKEMGKTMADETGEPLPDDFEEMIESGADGEPDES from the coding sequence ATGCCGATTTACGAGTACCTTTGTCTTGACTGTAAGAAACCCTTCTCTTGTCTCGTTGGCGTCGTGGCTGACTCGAACGAGCCAGAATGCACCCGATGCGGCGGTAAAAAACTGCGCAAGTTAATCTCGCGCCCCGCACGGGCGCGGTCCAAGCGATCCATTGAAGATATCGCCGATTTGAGTCAGCTGGGCGACATGGACGATCCCAAGGCGATGGCGCGCTGGGCTAAAGAGATGGGTAAGACGATGGCCGATGAAACTGGTGAGCCGCTGCCTGATGATTTTGAAGAAATGATCGAAAGCGGCGCCGACGGTGAGCCGGACGAAAGCTGA
- a CDS encoding amidohydrolase, with protein MWNGFNVIDADGHMHEPQDLWTRNVEAKYRDQVPKVAFMDGNIMVYEPDGEFIGKGEIQAAPPESARRAMEEKYGEAYRQWWSPAIRLRDMDQFGWDIQVLLPTGNNGNFAYRVALKDLQLGAAMCRAYNNWCHEYCSADPKRLKFVAVLPGSDVGEMVKEARRAVTELGAVSVRNPYLPEGKWLHEPQYDPLWQLACELDFPIACHGENRQRRFQPFRKLEGHRKDDMELALRGLNHALGFPCDNMATLGHFIFTGLLERFPKLRLAILESNAGWLPFWLGRMDDHTHGRNSVMGKSERLCMLPSEYFMRQCTISCDSDERALNFVVSELNGENIVWNTDYPHADAVEPAKALPMFDAQITSADAKRTILWDNAVKLFGPRILS; from the coding sequence ATGTGGAACGGATTCAACGTTATCGACGCCGACGGGCACATGCACGAGCCGCAGGATCTTTGGACGCGCAATGTCGAGGCTAAATACCGCGATCAGGTCCCCAAAGTTGCCTTTATGGATGGCAACATCATGGTGTACGAGCCCGATGGGGAATTCATCGGCAAGGGCGAGATCCAAGCGGCGCCGCCTGAGAGCGCCCGGCGGGCGATGGAAGAAAAATATGGCGAAGCCTACCGGCAATGGTGGTCGCCGGCCATTCGCCTGCGCGACATGGATCAGTTTGGATGGGATATCCAAGTGCTCTTGCCGACCGGCAACAACGGCAACTTCGCCTATCGTGTGGCGCTCAAAGACTTGCAGCTCGGCGCTGCCATGTGCCGGGCTTACAACAATTGGTGCCATGAGTATTGCAGCGCCGACCCCAAGCGGCTCAAGTTTGTCGCCGTGCTGCCGGGCTCCGATGTCGGTGAGATGGTTAAAGAAGCGCGCCGCGCTGTCACCGAGTTGGGCGCGGTTTCGGTGCGCAATCCTTACCTGCCCGAGGGCAAGTGGCTGCACGAGCCGCAGTACGACCCGCTCTGGCAGCTTGCCTGCGAGCTCGATTTTCCCATCGCCTGCCACGGTGAAAATCGTCAGCGCCGCTTCCAGCCGTTTCGAAAATTGGAAGGCCATCGCAAAGACGACATGGAGCTGGCGCTGCGCGGCTTGAATCATGCGCTTGGTTTTCCGTGCGACAACATGGCGACCCTCGGCCACTTTATCTTCACCGGCCTGCTCGAACGGTTTCCGAAACTACGTTTGGCGATTCTCGAATCGAACGCCGGCTGGCTGCCGTTTTGGCTCGGCCGCATGGACGATCATACGCACGGCCGCAACAGCGTCATGGGTAAGTCGGAAAGGCTCTGCATGCTGCCGAGCGAATATTTCATGCGCCAGTGCACGATTTCCTGCGATAGCGACGAGCGAGCCCTCAACTTTGTAGTGAGCGAACTGAACGGCGAAAACATCGTCTGGAACACAGATTATCCGCATGCCGACGCCGTTGAACCCGCCAAGGCTCTGCCGATGTTTGACGCACAGATCACGTCGGCCGATGCAAAGCGGACAATTCTCTGGGACAATGCGGTGAAGTTGTTTGGACCGAGAATCTTGTCCTAA
- a CDS encoding SDR family oxidoreductase, producing the protein MQGRVVIVTGGAKGIGRHAAHTLAKAGAKVVLADADAERLHKTSGEIKGLGAEVLAVPTDVRDEKDVRRLMHETATRFGQIDALINDAGIVPHFNWGIPKWPRVRNLSYDFWNSVIQTNLGGTFLCSKYVVPFMEERRSGNIVNLWGGGRPENHGASPYVVSKDAIRTFTKYMAEEEREWNVCVVAFSPKQAIATEDAPEEARQRLPAPDSLGNGFVLAAQAGMEMTGKTVEHQSGKLVAVD; encoded by the coding sequence ATGCAGGGAAGAGTAGTCATCGTTACAGGCGGCGCCAAGGGCATCGGCCGTCACGCGGCGCATACACTGGCAAAGGCGGGCGCGAAGGTCGTGTTGGCCGACGCCGATGCCGAGCGGCTGCACAAAACGTCAGGGGAAATCAAAGGATTGGGCGCCGAAGTGCTGGCCGTGCCGACTGACGTGCGCGATGAAAAAGACGTGCGCCGATTGATGCACGAAACGGCCACGCGCTTCGGCCAAATCGACGCGTTGATCAACGACGCCGGCATCGTGCCCCATTTCAACTGGGGCATTCCGAAGTGGCCGCGGGTGAGAAATCTCAGTTACGATTTTTGGAACAGCGTGATTCAAACGAATCTTGGCGGCACGTTTCTCTGTTCCAAGTACGTTGTGCCATTTATGGAGGAGCGGCGCTCGGGGAATATCGTCAATCTCTGGGGCGGCGGGCGCCCGGAGAACCACGGCGCGTCGCCCTACGTCGTCAGCAAAGACGCGATCCGCACCTTTACGAAATACATGGCCGAGGAAGAGCGCGAGTGGAACGTCTGCGTCGTTGCCTTCAGTCCCAAGCAAGCGATTGCGACCGAGGACGCACCTGAGGAAGCGCGCCAGCGCTTGCCGGCGCCGGATTCACTGGGCAACGGCTTTGTCCTCGCCGCGCAAGCGGGCATGGAGATGACCGGGAAAACGGTCGAGCACCAGAGTGGCAAGTTAGTGGCCGTAGACTGA